From Wolbachia endosymbiont (group A) of Longitarsus flavicornis, the proteins below share one genomic window:
- a CDS encoding sugar phosphate nucleotidyltransferase, giving the protein MRPVILCGGSGSRLWPLSKPKQFQKIFSQNTMFHNTLLRLKSDYMPPIITTNIQYESLVMKELHALQEYKVIFEPVKIGTAAAILIAALLCNENEIMLILPSDHFIGDLDSFYTSVEKASKLASETNSIVTFGVKPHEFNSEYGYINAVYDQKEKYHIVKDFTEKPVHELDNNHYWNSGIFVFKAKRYIDEIKKSAPNLYNSCFKHFTPQERFLYLKQRDFAGIKDISIDYLVMEKAKNVAMIEANFDWLDVGTWNSVLELSEKFSKEPVSFQHVIREKEPVSTTESNKNLLGGACKQPNKSLISFIHKVKKVKAIRKEVKPWGFCSIILMSENFLVKYLFINPLSCTSKQFHHYRDEYHIVLSEVGYVSLEDKEYAIVKDHMIEIPREVSHRIENRSTSFPLEIVEFQIGEHLSDNDIVRLDDVYGRF; this is encoded by the coding sequence ATGCGTCCTGTAATATTGTGTGGTGGTAGTGGCAGTAGACTTTGGCCTTTATCTAAGCCAAAGCAATTTCAGAAAATATTTAGTCAGAACACTATGTTTCACAACACTTTGTTGAGGCTAAAAAGTGATTATATGCCACCCATAATTACCACGAATATACAGTATGAATCATTAGTGATGAAAGAGTTACATGCGCTACAAGAATATAAAGTGATTTTCGAACCAGTAAAAATTGGAACAGCAGCGGCAATATTAATTGCTGCGCTTCTCTGTAATGAAAACGAAATAATGTTAATTCTGCCTTCAGACCATTTTATAGGTGATTTGGATAGTTTTTATACTTCTGTTGAGAAAGCATCTAAGCTAGCCTCTGAAACTAACTCTATAGTCACTTTTGGGGTTAAGCCTCATGAATTCAATTCTGAATACGGTTATATAAATGCAGTTTATGATCAGAAAGAAAAATATCATATAGTGAAAGATTTCACAGAAAAACCCGTGCATGAATTAGATAATAATCATTATTGGAACTCTGGAATATTTGTGTTTAAAGCAAAACGCTACATAGATGAGATCAAAAAATCTGCCCCGAATCTTTACAATTCATGTTTTAAACATTTCACACCGCAAGAGAGATTTCTATATTTAAAACAACGAGATTTTGCAGGAATTAAAGACATATCCATTGATTACTTGGTGATGGAGAAAGCAAAAAACGTTGCAATGATAGAAGCTAATTTCGATTGGTTGGATGTTGGAACTTGGAATTCAGTTTTAGAATTGAGTGAGAAGTTTAGTAAAGAACCGGTGTCATTTCAGCATGTGATTAGAGAAAAAGAACCAGTTTCAACGACAGAAAGTAATAAAAATTTATTGGGTGGAGCTTGTAAGCAACCAAACAAAAGTCTAATTTCATTTATTCATAAAGTTAAGAAAGTAAAGGCAATAAGAAAAGAAGTTAAACCATGGGGATTTTGTAGTATAATTTTAATGAGCGAAAATTTTCTTGTAAAATATCTTTTTATAAATCCATTAAGCTGCACTTCTAAGCAATTCCATCACTATAGAGATGAATACCATATAGTGCTATCAGAAGTTGGGTATGTTAGTTTAGAAGACAAAGAATATGCTATAGTAAAAGACCATATGATAGAAATCCCAAGGGAAGTTTCCCATAGGATTGAAAATAGAAGCACAAGCTTTCCACTTGAAATAGTTGAATTTCAGATAGGAGAGCATTTATCTGATAATGATATAGTGAGGTTGGATGATGTATATGGAAGATTTTGA
- the sdhC gene encoding succinate dehydrogenase, cytochrome b556 subunit: MSDRPLSPYLQIYKVQVTSFFSIMHRLTGILLFLLLMILSWYFILHVYFPELLIVRYLNALLFTPVAKLAYVLCFISFVYHFLNGIRHLLWDAGLNLEITGVSRSAILLTVTLLLSTMAFLFMFI; the protein is encoded by the coding sequence ATGAGTGATAGGCCTCTTTCTCCATATTTACAAATATATAAAGTACAAGTTACTAGTTTTTTCTCTATTATGCACAGATTGACTGGTATCTTGCTATTCCTTTTATTAATGATACTTTCTTGGTATTTCATATTACATGTTTATTTTCCTGAGTTACTTATAGTAAGGTACTTAAATGCATTATTATTCACTCCTGTTGCTAAATTAGCTTATGTCTTATGTTTTATAAGTTTTGTATATCATTTTCTTAATGGTATTCGTCATTTATTGTGGGATGCTGGGCTTAATTTAGAAATTACTGGCGTTTCAAGGAGTGCTATACTGCTGACAGTAACGCTACTTCTTTCTACTATGGCTTTTTTATTTATGTTTATATGA
- the sdhD gene encoding succinate dehydrogenase, hydrophobic membrane anchor protein, which translates to MSQSGNSVHHWWVQRVSAVILLLLFPWFIYSFSCAFYTDSSLSFSGKFINHPLELLFFVVLLFCIFWHAVLGMQVVCEDYIHSIPLRIFTITCIKYLSSITYITLAFTIFIFYRHIFL; encoded by the coding sequence ATGAGTCAGTCTGGAAATTCAGTACATCATTGGTGGGTTCAGCGTGTTTCTGCAGTGATTTTGCTGCTTCTATTTCCTTGGTTCATCTATTCATTTTCTTGCGCATTTTATACTGATAGCTCTTTGTCTTTTAGTGGGAAATTTATTAATCACCCTTTAGAGCTTTTATTTTTTGTTGTATTGTTGTTTTGCATTTTTTGGCACGCAGTTCTTGGAATGCAGGTAGTGTGTGAAGATTATATACACAGCATACCTTTGAGGATTTTTACAATTACATGCATAAAGTACTTATCAAGCATTACTTATATAACCCTCGCTTTTACAATCTTTATCTTCTACAGGCATATTTTCTTGTAA
- a CDS encoding lipoprotein-releasing ABC transporter permease subunit has protein sequence MSIAFEITMAACYLRAKNARFCSIMTLFSIIGIALGVATLIVVMSVMNGFRAKLLDSILGIDGHINVYFDRNINSDYYAVSKSIERIPGILKATPMTNDQVIIAANGKIAGSVVRGVSTKDLLDSTAVTNNVIIGDVTKFDEGIIIGARLAEALNIDYGDEITFISSEEFDVLLGEMPRMKKYKVIAIFDMGMFEYDNTLIYMPLKSAQAFFNYENSIKNIEVLVDDVTRADKLADAIEKEIGMEAESWQSQQSHYFSALKTERNVMFLILTLIIVVAAFNIISNLMMIVQEKKSAIAIMRTFGATSGSIMRIFCACGLLIGFTGTCLGCIIGVVFSLNIESIRVFLENITNVKLFDPMIYFFSSLPMILVPQDVVNISALALFLSFLATIAPALQAAAQDPAEILRYE, from the coding sequence ATGTCCATTGCCTTTGAAATTACTATGGCTGCTTGCTATTTGCGAGCGAAAAATGCCAGATTTTGCTCTATAATGACTTTGTTCTCTATTATCGGCATTGCCCTTGGAGTTGCAACACTAATAGTGGTGATGTCTGTGATGAACGGATTCAGAGCAAAGTTGCTTGACTCAATACTTGGCATTGATGGCCATATTAACGTTTATTTTGATAGGAACATAAATTCAGATTACTACGCAGTTTCAAAATCTATTGAGAGAATTCCTGGTATATTAAAAGCTACTCCTATGACCAATGATCAAGTCATTATTGCAGCAAATGGTAAAATTGCAGGTAGCGTAGTGCGAGGTGTGTCAACTAAAGACTTGCTTGATAGTACTGCCGTTACAAATAATGTAATTATAGGTGATGTAACAAAATTTGATGAAGGGATAATAATAGGAGCACGATTGGCAGAAGCTTTGAACATTGACTATGGCGACGAAATTACGTTTATATCATCTGAAGAATTTGATGTATTACTTGGTGAAATGCCGCGAATGAAAAAATATAAAGTTATAGCAATATTTGATATGGGTATGTTTGAGTATGATAATACCTTGATATATATGCCTCTAAAATCAGCACAAGCCTTTTTTAATTATGAAAATAGCATAAAAAATATAGAAGTACTTGTAGACGACGTTACTAGAGCTGATAAGCTGGCAGATGCTATAGAAAAAGAAATAGGAATGGAAGCTGAAAGTTGGCAATCACAGCAAAGCCATTATTTTAGTGCTTTAAAAACTGAAAGAAATGTGATGTTTTTAATTCTTACTTTGATTATAGTTGTAGCAGCGTTTAATATTATCTCAAATTTAATGATGATAGTGCAAGAAAAGAAATCCGCGATTGCAATTATGCGTACATTTGGTGCAACAAGTGGAAGCATTATGCGCATATTTTGTGCTTGTGGTCTATTAATCGGTTTTACGGGAACTTGTCTTGGCTGTATTATAGGTGTCGTTTTTTCTCTCAATATCGAAAGCATTAGAGTGTTTTTAGAAAACATTACTAACGTCAAGCTGTTTGATCCTATGATATACTTTTTTTCAAGTTTACCAATGATATTAGTTCCTCAAGATGTAGTGAACATTTCTGCACTTGCATTATTCTTATCATTTTTAGCGACAATTGCTCCTGCATTACAGGCAGCTGCACAAGATCCTGCAGAGATATTACGTTATGAATGA